One region of Chryseobacterium muglaense genomic DNA includes:
- a CDS encoding MMPL family transporter, giving the protein MHRFFIHLYYLIFKNRIISVAVALVILIICGFFASKINFEEDINQIIPKNEKSDLTAKVLTQLNFSDKIIVIVEKKSKDDNFQLSETADTFLNKIEPLKQYIGSVQGKVNDNEISETFDFVNQNLPLFLNENDYAEIERKLNKDSIAKQVESNYVSLVSPTSLVTKDFIKKDPLGITFLGIKKLNALNISKDFKLEDNYIVTKDGKNLLLFIDPKNKSNDTKNNEVFVNQLNQIKDEINKTFSGKTEISYFGSPVIAVTNAQQIKKDIQNTVIISMTVLLVLLMYYFRNFFTPLIVFLPTVFAVFISLMILYFIKDKISAISLSVGAILIGITIDYALHILTHYKHNNNIEELYKEITQPIILSSATTAVSFLCLVFVRSEALKDLGLFASITVFLSSFAALIIVPQLYHPKADKEKTNTNFIDKIGSYPYEKNKPLIIGCSLIIIACLFGFRHVGFNEDIGDLNYIPKDLKISEAKLEKLSDITSKSIYTISYGNSENEALTRNSKLSQFLEKEKQEGKILSYNSIGNVVLSEKDQQKKVEQWDQFWNKNKKDETISELVNNGNKFGFNSSAFDQFNENLNKSYSTLSLKDYSAIKALQISEFLSNEKGFYTVSNVVKLDEKNRDTFIKDVEKSHEALAIDRQQMNENFLGLLKRDFNTLINYSLLAIVLTIIVFFRNFELSLLTMFPIVLTGVVTAGILYFLGLELNIFSTVVCTLVFGVGDDFSIFLTKAMQKEHTTGKNELPTYRTSIILAVFTTILSIGSLIFAKHPALHSLALVALIGMFSVIIITSTLYPFWFRFLIINRQKKGLSPITLRLFLRSVFSFIYYGLGGLIFSFFGHLFVRKAKGRTLDNIKKAIALFLKSVLHLTPFVKKTVIRNPNEDFSKPAVIIANHTSFLDTLAIAMTTHKIVYLVNDWVWNSPVFGKLVRALGFFPVSQGIENGKEKLKEKIDQGYSLVVFPEAERSYTNDVKRFHKGAFYLAEEFGLDILPLYIHGNSEVQPKGDFIIYDGSITVKVGDRIQKDDVNFGKDYSERTKKINAYFRDEFAKLRNEIEDENYFKKKLFLSYLYKENEVVKPVKEDFSKNKSVYFELNKHIPNDAIIFHIADDFGQKDILLTLQQAGRRVFSLINNEEKRLVAKNNYLVQRRKIFYIDNQSQINKKVDVLLISDDNFNLNDIKDLPETIILLNIKNKTFENENFKKIFDSESIKIFRNK; this is encoded by the coding sequence ATGCATCGTTTTTTCATCCATCTATATTATCTTATTTTTAAAAATCGAATTATTTCTGTTGCTGTGGCATTGGTGATTCTCATCATTTGTGGCTTTTTTGCTTCGAAAATTAATTTTGAAGAAGATATCAATCAGATTATCCCGAAAAACGAAAAATCTGATCTTACGGCAAAAGTTCTCACGCAACTCAATTTTTCCGACAAAATTATCGTCATAGTTGAAAAAAAATCAAAAGACGACAATTTTCAGCTTTCAGAAACTGCCGATACTTTTTTAAATAAAATTGAACCTTTAAAACAATATATCGGTTCGGTTCAGGGAAAAGTAAATGATAATGAAATTTCTGAGACCTTCGATTTTGTCAACCAGAATCTTCCTTTATTTTTAAACGAAAATGATTATGCAGAAATTGAGAGAAAACTCAATAAAGACAGCATTGCCAAACAAGTTGAGAGTAATTATGTTTCACTGGTTTCGCCTACAAGCTTAGTGACTAAAGATTTCATCAAAAAAGACCCTTTAGGAATTACTTTTCTCGGAATTAAAAAACTGAATGCGCTCAATATCAGCAAAGATTTTAAGCTCGAAGACAATTACATCGTGACCAAAGATGGGAAAAACCTCCTGCTTTTTATCGACCCTAAAAATAAAAGCAACGATACCAAAAACAACGAAGTTTTTGTCAATCAATTAAACCAAATTAAAGACGAAATCAACAAAACTTTTAGCGGAAAAACTGAGATCAGTTATTTTGGGTCGCCCGTAATTGCGGTTACCAATGCGCAACAAATCAAAAAAGACATCCAAAATACAGTGATTATTTCGATGACGGTCTTGTTGGTTTTGCTGATGTATTATTTCAGAAATTTCTTTACGCCGCTGATTGTTTTTTTACCAACGGTTTTTGCCGTTTTTATTTCACTAATGATTTTATACTTTATTAAAGATAAAATTTCGGCAATTTCACTCAGCGTCGGTGCAATTCTTATTGGGATTACGATAGATTACGCACTTCATATTCTCACACATTACAAGCACAACAATAATATTGAAGAGCTTTACAAAGAAATTACACAACCCATTATTCTTAGTAGCGCAACTACAGCAGTTTCGTTTTTATGTCTGGTTTTCGTTCGCTCTGAAGCGTTGAAAGATCTCGGTCTTTTTGCTTCGATTACGGTTTTCCTATCTTCTTTTGCAGCTTTAATTATTGTTCCGCAATTATACCATCCGAAAGCTGATAAAGAAAAAACAAACACCAATTTCATCGATAAAATAGGAAGCTATCCTTACGAAAAGAACAAACCTTTGATTATCGGTTGTTCTCTGATTATCATTGCGTGTCTTTTCGGTTTCAGACACGTAGGGTTTAATGAAGACATTGGCGACTTAAATTATATTCCAAAAGATTTAAAAATAAGTGAAGCCAAGCTTGAAAAACTGTCCGACATCACTTCAAAATCGATTTATACGATTTCTTACGGAAATTCTGAAAATGAAGCTTTAACAAGAAACTCTAAATTGAGTCAGTTTTTAGAAAAAGAAAAACAAGAGGGGAAAATTTTAAGTTATAATTCGATTGGAAACGTTGTTCTCTCAGAAAAAGACCAGCAGAAAAAAGTAGAACAATGGGATCAATTCTGGAACAAGAATAAAAAGGATGAAACCATTTCTGAGTTGGTCAACAATGGAAATAAATTTGGCTTCAATTCTTCTGCATTTGATCAGTTCAATGAAAATTTAAATAAATCTTATTCTACTTTAAGTTTAAAAGATTACTCAGCCATCAAAGCGCTTCAAATATCAGAATTCCTCAGCAACGAAAAGGGGTTTTATACCGTATCGAATGTTGTGAAATTGGATGAGAAAAACAGAGACACATTCATTAAAGATGTAGAAAAAAGCCACGAAGCTTTAGCAATCGACCGTCAACAGATGAATGAAAACTTTTTAGGTTTACTAAAAAGAGATTTTAATACGCTGATTAATTATTCACTTTTAGCCATCGTTTTAACGATTATTGTTTTCTTCAGAAATTTCGAATTGTCGCTTCTAACAATGTTCCCTATTGTTTTAACAGGTGTTGTTACCGCAGGAATTCTCTATTTTTTAGGATTGGAATTAAATATTTTCAGCACCGTCGTTTGTACTTTGGTCTTTGGAGTTGGCGACGACTTCAGTATTTTCCTCACAAAGGCAATGCAGAAAGAGCATACAACCGGTAAAAATGAACTTCCGACCTACAGAACATCTATTATTCTGGCTGTTTTCACAACCATTTTATCGATTGGTTCTTTGATTTTCGCAAAACATCCGGCTTTACATTCTTTAGCTCTTGTTGCTTTAATTGGAATGTTTTCGGTGATTATAATTACCTCGACATTGTATCCGTTTTGGTTTAGATTTTTAATTATAAACAGACAAAAGAAGGGATTATCGCCAATTACTTTAAGGTTATTTTTGCGTTCAGTTTTCTCATTTATATACTACGGTTTGGGTGGGCTGATTTTCTCTTTCTTCGGACATTTATTTGTGAGAAAAGCCAAAGGAAGAACATTAGATAATATCAAAAAAGCCATTGCTTTATTCTTAAAATCAGTTTTGCATCTAACTCCATTTGTAAAGAAAACTGTCATAAGAAATCCGAACGAAGACTTCAGCAAACCAGCAGTAATTATTGCCAATCACACCTCATTTCTCGATACTTTGGCGATTGCAATGACAACGCATAAGATTGTATATCTTGTCAACGATTGGGTATGGAATTCTCCTGTTTTTGGTAAATTGGTAAGAGCTTTGGGCTTTTTTCCCGTTTCTCAAGGCATCGAAAATGGAAAAGAAAAATTAAAAGAAAAAATCGACCAGGGGTATTCATTAGTGGTTTTTCCTGAAGCCGAAAGGTCTTACACCAACGATGTGAAACGCTTTCACAAAGGAGCTTTTTATCTGGCTGAAGAGTTCGGTTTGGATATTTTACCACTTTACATTCACGGAAACTCTGAGGTACAACCAAAAGGTGATTTTATTATTTATGACGGAAGTATTACCGTAAAAGTGGGTGACAGAATTCAAAAAGATGACGTCAATTTTGGTAAAGATTATTCTGAAAGAACGAAGAAAATCAATGCTTATTTCAGAGATGAGTTTGCGAAACTGAGAAATGAAATTGAAGACGAAAATTATTTTAAAAAGAAATTATTTTTAAGCTATTTATATAAAGAAAACGAAGTTGTAAAACCTGTAAAAGAAGACTTCAGCAAAAACAAATCGGTTTATTTTGAACTGAACAAACATATTCCGAATGATGCAATAATTTTTCATATTGCAGATGATTTTGGGCAGAAAGATATTTTACTGACTTTGCAACAAGCAGGAAGAAGAGTTTTCAGTTTAATTAATAATGAAGAAAAAAGATTAGTCGCCAAAAACAATTATCTGGTACAGCGAAGAAAGATTTTCTATATTGACAATCAGAGCCAAATCAATAAAAAAGTTGATGTACTTTTAATTTCTGACGATAATTTTAATCTTAATGATATCAAAGATTTACCGGAGACCATTATTCTTTTAAATATTAAAAATAAAACTTTTGAAAACGAAAATTTCAAAAAAATATTTGACTCAGAATCAATAAAAATATTTAGAAATAAATAA
- a CDS encoding dialkylrecorsinol condensing enzyme DarA — protein sequence MSKNILVLYYTQTGQLEDIVKNIAQPFEDKKDEYKVTYYNIQLKKDFPFPWPSDVFFNTFPESYLQIPSEILPPPEEVLNTKFDLILFGYQVWYLTPSIPIISFLKSGFAADILKNTPVVTISATRNMWMLSQEKLKVYLKNFDAKLVGNIALVDRRDNYTSVLTILRWMTTGQKEKSGILPAAGVSDEEINGAGKYGKIIERYFENNDLANLQPDLVKNGAVEIRAFLVRVEKVGNKIFTIWSNLIIKKKEKRPLLIKFFKVYLMAAIWIISPIVLIFHILLAPILWTKRQKQKEYLQGINLK from the coding sequence ATGTCAAAAAACATACTTGTTCTTTACTATACTCAGACCGGTCAGCTTGAGGATATTGTAAAAAATATTGCACAGCCATTTGAAGATAAAAAAGACGAATATAAAGTAACGTATTACAACATTCAGCTTAAAAAAGATTTTCCTTTTCCGTGGCCAAGTGATGTTTTTTTCAACACCTTTCCAGAATCTTATTTACAAATTCCAAGCGAAATCCTTCCCCCTCCGGAAGAGGTTCTCAACACAAAATTTGATTTAATCCTTTTCGGATATCAGGTTTGGTATCTTACACCATCAATTCCGATTATTTCATTTTTGAAAAGCGGTTTTGCAGCTGATATTTTAAAGAACACTCCTGTTGTAACGATTTCAGCAACCAGAAATATGTGGATGCTTTCACAGGAAAAACTGAAAGTATATTTAAAGAATTTTGATGCTAAATTGGTCGGAAATATTGCATTAGTCGACAGAAGAGACAATTACACCAGTGTTTTAACGATTCTTAGATGGATGACTACCGGACAAAAAGAAAAATCGGGAATACTTCCTGCAGCTGGAGTTTCAGATGAAGAAATCAATGGAGCCGGAAAATATGGTAAGATTATTGAGAGATATTTCGAAAATAATGATTTAGCCAATCTTCAACCCGACTTGGTAAAGAATGGAGCGGTAGAAATCAGAGCCTTTCTTGTGAGAGTTGAAAAAGTAGGGAATAAAATCTTCACTATTTGGTCTAATTTGATTATCAAGAAAAAAGAAAAACGACCATTGCTGATAAAATTCTTTAAGGTATATTTGATGGCAGCAATTTGGATCATTTCACCCATTGTGTTGATTTTTCATATCTTGCTTGCTCCAATTTTATGGACAAAAAGACAAAAACAGAAAGAATATTTACAAGGAATTAATTTAAAATAG
- a CDS encoding ABC transporter permease, translating into MELKEENLINIHHFLPHRNPMLMADYILELTPENVVTSFEITPDNIFVHNNQFVEAGLIEHSAQTSSSILGQSFFENPESNTKVIGFITNIKKIEVFGLPQVGDKIISKASLISQYENICQIFCETFLNEKLLIRTEISLFIQEIES; encoded by the coding sequence ATGGAATTAAAAGAAGAAAACCTCATCAACATTCATCATTTTTTGCCTCACCGCAATCCGATGTTGATGGCAGATTATATCCTGGAGCTTACTCCGGAAAATGTGGTGACTTCTTTTGAAATTACTCCAGATAATATTTTTGTACACAACAATCAATTTGTGGAAGCAGGATTAATTGAACATTCTGCACAAACCTCATCATCGATTCTTGGGCAAAGCTTTTTTGAAAACCCAGAATCAAACACGAAAGTAATCGGATTTATCACCAACATCAAAAAAATTGAAGTTTTTGGTTTGCCCCAAGTTGGCGATAAGATTATTTCTAAAGCATCATTGATATCGCAATACGAAAACATCTGCCAAATTTTCTGCGAAACTTTTCTGAATGAAAAGCTCCTGATTCGCACCGAAATAAGTTTATTTATTCAGGAAATAGAATCATAA
- a CDS encoding EpsG family protein: MSFLHPYFIIAIIYLLIFSFKEVYGEKVDKKWLWFLGGYLIVLAGLRNESGPDYGSYLGIYSYSDTKYYQSIFMRALFLDSPQPMELEWLFVLINKVMLNVFNAPFYMLTLLIAIITIILKIEYIDDNTFYPFTFILFIFVPNFFVGESGQIRQCLGSFIVYYGFRFIKERRLWMYLLCVYLGAGIHNVCFIFLPMYWLARVPLNKFWMLTLILGSIFASPFEVYRIFGSFLDSIAGDVMVVEGFNGYMDESTQRLNGGFGLPEGMMLILTFFLFYFDTPMREKYPYYEYHRNYAVLGICCYFIFRNNPIFSSRLAGAFIGFGYLIIPNAMYVVSYTTKRLIHTFIILLFTFFFIVYSTFGNMEKGNFTKDLYKNFLLP; encoded by the coding sequence ATGAGTTTTTTACATCCCTATTTTATTATTGCGATCATTTACCTTCTAATCTTCAGTTTTAAGGAGGTTTATGGTGAGAAAGTTGATAAAAAATGGCTGTGGTTTTTGGGTGGATATTTGATTGTTTTGGCGGGTTTGAGAAATGAGTCTGGGCCGGATTATGGAAGTTATTTAGGGATTTATAGCTATTCTGATACCAAATATTATCAAAGCATTTTTATGAGGGCACTGTTTCTCGATTCTCCTCAACCGATGGAGCTTGAGTGGCTTTTTGTATTGATTAATAAGGTTATGCTCAATGTTTTCAATGCTCCGTTTTACATGCTGACTTTGTTGATAGCTATTATTACAATAATTCTGAAAATTGAATATATAGATGATAATACATTTTACCCCTTTACTTTTATTCTTTTTATATTTGTCCCCAATTTTTTTGTTGGTGAAAGCGGGCAAATCAGGCAATGTCTGGGGTCTTTTATTGTTTATTATGGTTTTAGATTTATAAAGGAACGGAGGCTTTGGATGTATCTGCTTTGTGTTTATCTTGGGGCAGGAATTCACAATGTCTGCTTTATTTTCTTACCAATGTATTGGCTTGCACGTGTTCCATTAAATAAATTTTGGATGCTTACTCTTATTCTGGGATCCATTTTTGCCTCTCCGTTTGAGGTGTACCGTATTTTTGGTTCTTTTCTGGATAGTATTGCAGGAGATGTAATGGTGGTGGAAGGCTTTAATGGGTATATGGATGAATCTACTCAACGATTAAATGGTGGGTTTGGTCTGCCTGAAGGGATGATGTTGATTCTTACATTCTTCTTGTTTTATTTTGATACTCCAATGAGAGAAAAGTATCCTTATTACGAGTACCATCGGAATTATGCAGTATTAGGTATTTGCTGTTATTTTATCTTCAGAAATAATCCTATCTTTTCGTCTAGATTGGCTGGTGCTTTCATCGGTTTTGGATACTTAATTATCCCCAATGCAATGTATGTGGTGTCTTATACTACCAAAAGGCTTATACATACTTTTATTATTCTGCTTTTTACATTTTTCTTTATTGTTTATTCCACTTTCGGAAATATGGAAAAAGGGAATTTTACCAAGGATCTTTATAAGAATTTCCTATTGCCTTAA
- a CDS encoding beta-ketoacyl-ACP synthase III yields MYDVFITKASTYLPNEPVSNDEMETYLGYINDKPSKAKALILRNNKIKTRYYALDKNGKSTHTNAQITAKAIEGLFDENFKKEDMELLSCGTTSADQIQPSHASMVHGELNIGKSVEINTSTGLCNSGMNALNYGFLNVKAGIKDNAVCVGSERMSAWMTADKFNHEAENLKLLEERPIVAFKREFLRWMLSDGAGAFLLENKPRENEISLKIDWIDFYSYAHEIEACMYSGCEKQEDGSLKSWAEYPAEEWLNQSIFALKQDTKILDKYILVKGAESLRTSFTKHDLDPESIDHVLAHISSGYFKEGLKEEFANVGLDFPWEKWFYNLSEIGNIGAGSIFVAVEQLMNSGNLKKGEKVLLCVPESGRFAYSCALLTVC; encoded by the coding sequence ATGTACGACGTATTTATAACAAAAGCTTCAACATACTTGCCGAATGAGCCGGTTTCTAATGACGAAATGGAAACGTATCTTGGCTATATAAATGACAAACCGTCAAAAGCAAAAGCACTGATTCTAAGAAATAATAAAATTAAAACCAGATATTACGCTTTAGATAAAAACGGAAAATCTACGCATACCAACGCGCAGATTACGGCAAAAGCAATTGAAGGTCTTTTTGATGAAAATTTCAAAAAAGAAGACATGGAATTGCTTTCGTGTGGAACAACTTCTGCAGATCAGATCCAGCCTTCTCACGCATCAATGGTGCATGGTGAACTGAACATCGGAAAATCTGTTGAAATTAATACCTCAACCGGACTTTGTAATTCAGGAATGAATGCCTTAAACTACGGTTTCCTTAATGTAAAAGCCGGAATTAAAGATAATGCAGTTTGTGTAGGCTCTGAAAGAATGTCTGCATGGATGACTGCCGATAAATTTAACCACGAAGCTGAAAATCTTAAACTTTTGGAAGAAAGACCAATTGTAGCTTTCAAAAGAGAGTTTTTGAGATGGATGCTTTCTGACGGAGCCGGAGCATTTTTATTGGAAAACAAACCGAGAGAAAACGAAATTTCTTTGAAAATCGATTGGATCGATTTCTATTCTTACGCTCACGAAATTGAAGCGTGTATGTATTCTGGTTGTGAAAAGCAAGAAGATGGAAGCTTGAAATCTTGGGCAGAATATCCTGCTGAAGAATGGCTGAACCAATCTATTTTTGCTTTAAAACAAGATACTAAAATTTTAGATAAATATATTCTGGTTAAAGGAGCAGAAAGTTTGAGAACTTCTTTTACCAAACATGACCTTGACCCAGAGTCTATTGACCATGTTTTGGCACATATTTCTTCCGGTTACTTTAAAGAAGGTTTAAAAGAGGAATTTGCTAACGTAGGTCTTGATTTCCCTTGGGAAAAATGGTTCTACAATCTTTCAGAAATTGGAAATATCGGAGCAGGATCTATTTTCGTTGCGGTAGAACAATTAATGAATTCAGGAAATTTAAAGAAAGGCGAAAAAGTACTTCTTTGCGTTCCTGAAAGTGGAAGATTTGCTTATTCTTGTGCATTATTAACGGTTTGCTAA